The region ACATCAGCCCGCAAATCGCCCAGCAATTGGCGATCAAATCGTTCCAGCCGACCAACGATTCGCCGTTCGACGCATTGTCAGAGCGTGAGATCCAGATCGCCTTGATGATTGTCGGCTGTCAGAAGGTTCAGATCATTTCCGACAAACTTTGCCTCTCGCCAAAAACCGTGAATACCTACCGTTACCGCATTTTCGAGAAGCTTTCGATCAGCAGCGACGTCGAACTGACGCTATTGGCGGTTCGTCACGGCATGGTTGATGCCAATCTCTGAAAATGACTGAAGTCTTCGATCCGAGTGCCTTCCTGTCGACCGTGAGCGGACGCCCCGGCGTTTATCGCATGTTCGACAGCGATGCGCGCCTGCTCTACGTCGGCAAGGCCAAGAATCTCAAGAAGCGCTTGGCGAGTTATTTTCGAAAAACCGGGCTTGCGCCCAAGACCGCCGCGCTGGTGGGCCGTATCGCCCAGATCGAAACCACGATCACGGCCAATGAAACCGAAGCGTTGTTGCTTGAGCAGACGCTGATCAAGGAATGGCGTCCGCCCTACAACATTCTGCTGCGCGACGACAAATCCTATCCTTACGTCTTTCTATCGGATGGCCAGTTTCCGCGCTTGAGCATCCACCGGGGTGCAAAAAAGGCCAAGGGCAAGTATTTCGGCCCTTATCCAAGTGCAGGTGCCATTCGAGAAAGCCTGAGTTTGCTGCAAAAGACCTTTTTCGTTCGCCAATGCGAAGACAGCTATTACAAGAACCGCACGCGGCCTTGCCTGCAATACCAGATCAAGCGCTGCAAGGCACCGTGTGTCGGGCTGGTGGAGCCGCAGGTGTATGCGGAGGACGTACGACACTCGGTGATGTTCCTTGAGGGGCGCAGCAACGCGCTGACGGACGAGTTGTCTGCAGGGATGGAGGAGGCTGCGATCAACCTCGAGTTTGAGCGTGCGGCCGAATTGAGAGACCAGATTTCATTGCTGCGCCGGGTCCAGGACCAGCAAAGCATGGAAGGTGGAACCGGCGATATCGATGTGATCGCCGCGTTCATCAATCCGGGCGGCGCCTGTGTTCACTTGATCAGCGTGCGTGGCGGCCGGGTACTGGGCAGCAAGAATTTCTTCCCGCAAGTGGGTATTGAAGAAGACGTTTCCGAAGTCATGGCTGCATTTTTGGGCCAGTACTTCATCAGCAGTCCTGAACGGGATTTGCCGAGCGAGTTGATCGTCAACGTGGTCCACGATGATTTCCCGGTCCTGATCGCCGCCATCGACGAGCTGCGCGGGCGCGAATTGTCCATCAGTCACCGGGTGCGCGGTACGCGAGCGCGCTGGCAGCAACTGGCGGTCACTAATGCCGAGCAAGCCTTAAGCGCGCGACTGGCCAATCGTCAGCATGTCGCCGCGCGTTTCGATGCTCTGGCGCAAGTACTGAACCTGGATGAGCCGCCACAGCGCCTTGAATGTTATGACATCAGCCACTCCAGCGGTGAAGCCACTGTGGCATCCTGCGTGGTGTTCGGTCCGGAAGGCCCGATCAAGTCTGACTACCGTCGGTATAACATCGAGGGTGTGACACCCGGCGACGACTACGCCGCAATGCATCAGGCTCTGACCCGACGCTTCAGTAAACTGAAGGACGGCGAGGGCAAGTTGCCGGACATCCTGCTGGTGGACGGGGGCAAAGGTCAGCTGTCCATGGCCCGGGACGTACTCAATGAACTGGCAGTGCCTGATCTGATTTTGTTGGGCGTGGCCAAGGGCGCGACGCGCAAGGCCGGTTTCGAAACCTTGTACCTGAATGACGCTGCACATGAATTCACGCTGCGCGGTGATTCCCCCGCGCTGCACTTGATCCAGCAGATTCGCGACGAAGCCCACCGTTTCGCCATTACCGGGCACCGGGCGCGGCGGGGAAAACCCGTCGTACCTCAACGCTTGAAGGCGTTGCGGGTGTCGGGCCGACACGTCGGCGCGATTTGTTGAAACATTTTGGTGGATTGCAGGAGCTGTCTCGTGCCAGCATCGAAGAGATCGCCAAAGCACCCGGGATCAGTAAAAAGCTCGCTGAGTCGATTTATGCAAATCTGCACAGCGAGTAGAATGCCTACTTGGTGACACATGAGGTTTAACCCAATGAATTCAGGGGTTTGACCATGCTGCACACCACCTCAACGACCCAAAGTGTTAGAACAGTGTTAGACCTTGCGTGTCCCTATCTGTATAGGCGTCAAGGTCGGTACACCCTCAGAGTCCGCCCAATGGGCTCGAAGAGAACCTGCACAATCTCCCTCAAGACAACCCACAGGCAAACCGCATTGGCTACGGCTTCACATCTCCTTGGCACACTCAGAGCGTTCCACCTCGACAATCCCGAAAAGACTTGGCCTGAGCTTAAGGGGCATCTTCAAGACATTGCGGAAGGCGTCCTACAGACTGGCTCTGTTTGGGACCAGATGGGCGGCTCGGGTCGAATCTATGCGGATGTGCGTTCTGACCTCAATGAAATCGCCTGTGGCGTCTGGCTGATCGCATGGCTGACGAAGTGGTTATTCGTCCTCACAAAGTGTCCAACCTCGACACCAAAGCTTTCGGCGTAGGTGTGAAGATGCTCATGCAGTTCAAGAGTTTTCTCGTGAAGTCGCTCAATGAGCGCCTGATGCGCGGTGTGAATGAGGCCCGCATGAATGGCCGGGTGATGGATCAGACCTACACAGCAGCTCTGTCGGCCCTGGCTGGCGGGAGCTTCTACGCCTCTACTGCCTACTTGAAAGCTCAGATGATGCCTACACATAGCCGGAAGCAGTACCTAAAAGACGCCCTTGATCCCAACATGATTGCCTATGCGGCTCTGACTCGTGGGTCGTACCTCGGAACTCCCTTTGGCCTGGCTAACATCGTAGCTGCACCATTGGGCTTTGATCAGGCGGCGATGGTGCGAACTTCGATTCTTCCTGAGGCAGCTCGCAAGAGGGACCCAAAGGAGAAAGCATGGTTGTATGGTCTGAGCGACATCGACAAGCCCGGTGAGATTCTTACAGGTGCCCTGAAGCAGGTTCCAGCGGCTGGCTTGGTTAGCAGTGCTGCGCAGGTCGGCTACAACCTTGCAGGCCTTGCAGGAACCATTAACAGTCCCGATATGGCCCAGCAATACCGAACGGGAGTCTTCAACGGATTCCGGGGGTTGATACCCAACGATCCTGTGAGCCAGCGAGCGACCGTTGAGATGTTTGAGCGGTGGGGCATCGACACCACGAAGTAAATCGCCGTGACTTCAAAGGGGACCTTAACGGGTTCCCTATTTTTTTAGAATGGCCACCTCTGAGAGGCCCGGCCTATAAGGCCTCCAAAAGTCCTCACTATAACCAGAGGGGACTTAAGGTTCTTACTACAGTTGACCCCTTAAGGCTCCTTAAAGGCTCTGTGAGAGGGTGGTTATCAACACTACCAAACCTACAGCTCAAGGAGGGCTATGCGATGACTACACGGTGGAATACCTGTGTTGCTGTACTCCGCACTCTGGCTACCCACCGTGTCACCTACCGATTTCTTGGTCTACTCCTTGTCACTCTGGGAGTTGCTCAAGGTGGTCCTTTGGTCGAAGGCCTTGGGGATGTCGTCTGCGTTCTATTTGGTGGCTGTGACGGGTGACCTTGCCGTTGTCCTTGCGGATGCGGCCTCTGATAGACTCGCCGAAAGGTTGGCAGGAGAGTGACTGCAATTGGACATCCAAGAATCATATTACTTTCTTCGAATGTACTCGATTGACCTAAACACGGCGCTGCACTCGATCAAGGTCCTTCGGCGCTACAAGCGGCCTGATGTCCAATACGCTTTGCTACGAGATTTAACGGTCACATATGTGCGGCCTTTCTCTGGGAACAAAGTAGATCAAGGCAACAAGCGCAAGCATATGCTTACCACGAAGAAACGTGTCCCTAAGCATCTGTTGCCACTGCACAAGGAACTCGAAAGGCTTCGAATGCAGCAGTTCGCGCACACGGACCTGAGTTACTACAAACCAAGAGCCGTGGGGATTAGCTTCGTTCCTTCAGGAGCCTATGGGATGTCCTTCAAGGGGTACGACTATGCAGCACTGCTCAGAAAGCTACCTCAGATAGAAGAGCTTATCCGAGCGGTCGAAAAGAGTGTGAATGCTGAGATAGCAGTCTACGAGGCAAACCCCACCTTATTAAACGAAGTTCCTTAGATATCCACCCTGCGCTGACTTACCTCAACCACCTCATTGAAGACAGTTTTGTAGATGAGAATTCGCTCGAAAGGGGTCTGCCCTACGGTCTCCTCTGTGGGCCAACGGATGTCCTGATCCTGAGCGGGCTCCCAAAAATCGACAATAATTAGAAGCCATAAAGCCTCGCAGTTCTGATACTCCAGGGCCTTCGCGGATTTATCCCTCACCACCTTCTTTACTCGCTCAACTAACAGCGCTGGCACGTCATAAACTTGCGGGATCTCCCAGTTACTGAGGGGGTACTCCTTGCCGTCGTGGTGGAGGTAGCTAATCTCAGGAGCCGCTTCGACAGGGCTGTATCCCGTGTAAAAATCCCTGTGAGTCGAGATTTCCAAAGCGAAGAGAGCCAAGCGCTCAGCGGTCTGCTCTACGTGGTCCTTACTGAGAATCGGATAGTTAGGATCGAAGGCAATATGTAGACAAATTTTCCGTCCACCTCTCGAGTGATAGATTTTCTCTGCTCTATCAATGACATTGCGCCGCATTTTGGCTTGTCTCTGTTCGCAGTCGGAGTCCTCACCGTCTTTTTTGTAAAGCTCTGTTATCTCTATACCGAGGATTTTCTTCGCGCCTTCACCACGAATGAGTACATCTGGTCTGTCACTGTGTTCGATGGTTCCGGGCGGCAGTGCATAGTGTTGGCGAAACGAATTAAAGCGTTTTTCCTCAAGCTCTCGGTTCGTCGTGCGTGCCATTTATGACCCCGAATCAGTGATATGGAACTTGTAGCGTAGCGTCAGATTGATTCCGCCCTTTGAGAATCTGACAGAAAAATCTGAATGACCACCTCACTACCCATACGTGCCAGGTTCCCCTGTAGGCCCTCGCGCCTGAGCCTTATCACCTTGAACGAACCAACAAGAGCCACTACGGGACTGGTCCAATGAGATGGGACGGTAGGGCTGCTTAGTCGAAGGCCTTGGGGATGTCGTCTGCGTTCTACTTGGTGGCTGTGATGGGTGACCTTGCCGTGGTGCTGGCAGGGCTCCTTAGGGGCGGAAAGGATCAGCATCACCCTCACACGGCTTCAAGCGGGCAATAACGTTAGGAGAGGTTTGAACAGTGTCGATGCGACCTGCTCCATTGAGGTAGATATCTAACGCGCTCCCCCATTTTGGCGTTATGTCGATGCACCTCTGGAAACCCTTGTCAGTCCACCAATCGAACATCATGAAGAAGTCCTCATTGGGGAAAATATGCCCATTATCAAATGTGGCTTGCCCCGGAAGCATCCTTTCTTTATGAATATTGTGCTGCGTGTTCCAGATTAACCGAAGTTCGTCTGTGCCCTCTTTGGAGTAATGGACACGGATGAGTGGGGTCGCCACGTACCAAAACAGCAACAGAGCTACTAAGACGAATAGAACTGCATGACGGAACTTAATTTTTCTCGCATTGATCATCAATGAAGCCTGCTCCCCATTCTTGTGATACTGGTAGGGCACCTTAGGGTCGGAAAGGGTCCAGTTCGCCTTTGCAAGGTTTCAAACGAGCAATAACGTCAGAGGAAGTTTTTGCAGTGTCGATCCTCCCTGTTTCATCAAGGTTGATTTCTGTCGTTGTCCCCCATTTAGGCGTGATGTCGATACACCTCCGAAGCTTCTTGTCGGACCACCAATCGAACATCATGAAGAAGTCCTTATCAGGAAAAATGTGGCCGATGTCTGCTGTCCCTTCACCGGGGAGCATGCCCCCTTTGTCGATACGGTGCTGGGTGTTCCAGATATAGCGCAGCTCCTCCTTGCCATCCTTGGGGTAATTGACGACTACTCGCGGCAGCGTTACATACCAAAATACAAGTAATGCGAGGAGGCAGAGCACTACTACCTTCCCCTTACTCAGCTTTCTTGCAAACGTGGACAATAACGCCATCGCCCCAATCCTCTGGTTTAACTGCAAGAACTTTCTCCATGATCATTTTGGCGGTGATGCCTCCGTTAGGATGCTCAGCGAATAGTTCGATCCCGATGCCAATCGATATCCGATCCGGTGCATCGTCGTAAGCCTTCATCCCATCGACACCTGGGGTTGCATGAGGTCCCCGACGTTTCTTCCAATCAAATACCTTTCGGATGGAGTCCGAGGCAATCTGCTCAACACCGGCACCGTCGGCCAACACGCTTTCGGAAAGGCCGCCAGCTCGTCCGACGTAGCCGTAGTGGATGTTCGACCAGATATCATAGAAATAGTCGTATTTACCCTGCTTTTGGTAATAATCGCCGAACCTCGCATAGATTTTCGGCTTGTGGTCCCAATCCCGCTTCTGCCCAACACGTTCAGTCCAAATCGCCATTGCAGCCGCGCCATTCGCAGCGCCAATAGCTTGAGGGCTCGTCGCGCCAACTTGGGCATACCAAGGCAGATCCATTTGCTTGCGGGTCTCTTTGGCAACGTCATAGCTGAGCAGCTCTTTCATCTTTAAAACGGAAGGGTGATGAATATTGCGATTCATCTCGTCCGCGATGTAGTCCGCCACCTTCTCCATCATGTCAGGGTCTTTGCAAACGACAGGTTCCGCTTTTGGCTCAGGCTTCGTCTCTGGCTGTTTTGAGGCTGCCTTGGGATCTACCAAAGCGTTCGCCGCTGTGGCTTTCTCTGTGAGCTTAGGGTCGGCCAACAAGGTCGCCATCTTCTCGTCGTCCACAGTGCCATCTGGCCGGAATGCTCCGAGGGCCATAAAGTTGATGATGGTTGCACCGCCAGCGTCACCCATGACAAAGCCACCACCGACGTCGCCTGACCCCGTGATGATTGTCCCGCCGTGACTGGTAGGGCTCCCTAAGTGGGCCATGGGGCGACCGTTCACTTGTATAGAAGGAAAGCCTGTAGTGATGACCGCGCCACATCCACAGGTATCGCCGACACGAGCAGAGCCCATGAAGTTGATGTTGGTATCAGCGGATGCGGAGGCAATAGGGGTGGTGCCGTGGCCTGGCAATGGGCAGACGTGTTTGTCACCCAATCGAGCAGAAGAAATCATTGAGCATCGTCCTTGCGTCTTTCGTCCATGGTCATGAACCAGTTTTATGCTGGCTCGCGGAAGGCTACCGGAAAGAGAAGGGCGGGTCTGTAGGAGAAATCCTAATGTTGGTCGAAGGCCTTGGAGATGTCGTCTGCGTTCTACTTGGTGGCTGTGATGGGTGATGTTGCCGTGGTGCTTGCGCCAGCTCAGGCCGAGAAAAAACTTAACGTCGTGTCCGGGATTAGTTGATCACTACAGTGTATATTTAGGCTCGTGTCCAAGCGCTTTGAATAACAGGGAAAAGCCATGAAATTTCGCTTTCTGATTTTGACTATGGTTGTTCTTACGGCCGAATCAGCAAATGCTGAACTTGCACCGCAACTGATGGATGCTTTGAAAGTCGAAAATGCTTGTGCGAGCGCAATGGTTCCAACTGTTGATGATGGTGTTTCTGACGCGGGAACGGTGGCCATAGCCCTGTCTCTGCGATGTGCGAAGGAATATCAAACCGTCACCGAAGCTTTCAAAACGACCCTTGAGAACGATACGCAGCGGAACATGCTTGCTCATCAGCGCATGAGCAACGATCAAAGGGAGCAAGAGTTTCTCACGGTTGTAATGGGC is a window of Pseudomonas sp. 10S4 DNA encoding:
- a CDS encoding gp19.5 family protein, whose translation is MTTRWNTCVAVLRTLATHRVTYRFLGLLLVTLGVAQGGPLVEGLGDVVCVLFGGCDG
- a CDS encoding polymorphic toxin type 44 domain-containing protein, encoding MISSARLGDKHVCPLPGHGTTPIASASADTNINFMGSARVGDTCGCGAVITTGFPSIQVNGRPMAHLGSPTSHGGTIITGSGDVGGGFVMGDAGGATIINFMALGAFRPDGTVDDEKMATLLADPKLTEKATAANALVDPKAASKQPETKPEPKAEPVVCKDPDMMEKVADYIADEMNRNIHHPSVLKMKELLSYDVAKETRKQMDLPWYAQVGATSPQAIGAANGAAAMAIWTERVGQKRDWDHKPKIYARFGDYYQKQGKYDYFYDIWSNIHYGYVGRAGGLSESVLADGAGVEQIASDSIRKVFDWKKRRGPHATPGVDGMKAYDDAPDRISIGIGIELFAEHPNGGITAKMIMEKVLAVKPEDWGDGVIVHVCKKAE